A single genomic interval of Zobellia nedashkovskayae harbors:
- a CDS encoding tRNA dihydrouridine synthase — MPYTLLSSPLQGFTDATFRNAQQKFFGGIDTYYAPYIRFNRKMIIKGSYQRDLNPEANTTLELIPQVMTADVDHFIFVIKYIQSLGYTELNWNLGCPYPMVTNSGMGSGLICNTEKIDHILDRAHSETDVTISMKMRLGYENSNEILDAFPILEKYPLKNVAIHARLGKQLYKGGVDLDAFQKCIDVAKHTLYYNGDITSVAQFKAMRERFPSIEHFMMGRGLIADPFLPSMIRADTTEYPADRWNIFREFHDTIYQQYDAMLSGPTPIKMKMLGFWEFFSQSTHNPQKVYKAIKKAGNPFKYKQAVGEIMAAQKRQPKA, encoded by the coding sequence ATGCCCTACACACTATTATCCTCCCCGTTACAAGGTTTTACAGATGCTACTTTCCGTAATGCACAACAGAAGTTCTTTGGAGGAATAGATACCTATTACGCACCGTATATTCGGTTTAATAGGAAGATGATCATAAAGGGTTCGTACCAACGAGATTTAAACCCTGAAGCAAATACCACTTTAGAACTTATTCCACAAGTAATGACAGCGGATGTTGATCATTTCATATTCGTTATAAAGTACATTCAATCATTAGGGTACACAGAACTTAATTGGAACTTGGGTTGCCCCTACCCCATGGTTACCAATAGCGGAATGGGTTCTGGTCTTATTTGTAATACTGAAAAAATAGACCACATTTTAGATCGCGCACATAGTGAAACAGATGTTACCATCTCTATGAAAATGCGTCTTGGCTATGAAAATAGTAATGAAATATTAGATGCTTTTCCCATTCTAGAAAAGTACCCTCTTAAAAATGTAGCCATTCATGCCCGCCTTGGAAAACAATTATACAAAGGTGGTGTAGATCTTGACGCTTTCCAGAAGTGTATAGACGTCGCTAAGCACACTTTATACTATAATGGTGATATAACTAGTGTTGCCCAGTTTAAAGCAATGCGAGAGCGGTTCCCTTCTATTGAACATTTTATGATGGGCCGCGGTCTTATTGCCGATCCTTTTTTACCAAGTATGATTAGGGCAGACACTACAGAATACCCAGCTGATAGATGGAATATTTTTAGGGAATTTCACGACACCATTTACCAACAGTATGATGCCATGCTTTCCGGGCCAACGCCCATTAAAATGAAGATGCTTGGTTTTTGGGAGTTCTTCTCTCAATCTACACACAATCCGCAGAAAGTCTATAAAGCCATTAAAAAAGCTGGTAACCCGTTTAAATATAAGCAAGCTGTAGGAGAAATTATGGCCGCTCAAAAAAGACAACCCAAAGCATAA
- a CDS encoding helix-hairpin-helix domain-containing protein, with amino-acid sequence MALVKKTKGKSSHALVTFKVAKTEAPSASDVLLLGDFNNWQTNDSSYQMDKKNGSYSKTIELEIGKSYEFRYLSTDKGWFNDHDADAYVPSPYDGVDNSVVDLSSMPEQKKKPVKKTVKKVAKAPVKKVVKKPVAKKPVVKKPVSKAKKDDLKKIEGIGPKIASILTEKGIGTFEKLSKTTVKVLEGILKEAGPRYTMHKPGSWPKQAKLASADKWDELKKLQDKLDGGK; translated from the coding sequence ATGGCATTAGTAAAAAAGACAAAAGGTAAGAGTTCACATGCTTTAGTAACATTCAAGGTTGCAAAAACCGAAGCTCCAAGTGCATCGGATGTTTTGTTGTTGGGTGACTTTAATAATTGGCAGACTAACGACAGTTCGTATCAAATGGATAAAAAGAACGGCTCTTATTCCAAGACTATAGAGCTTGAGATTGGAAAAAGTTATGAGTTTCGTTATTTGAGTACGGATAAAGGTTGGTTCAATGACCACGATGCAGATGCGTATGTACCTTCCCCTTATGATGGTGTAGATAATAGTGTGGTTGATTTGAGCTCAATGCCTGAGCAAAAAAAGAAACCAGTTAAGAAAACTGTAAAAAAGGTCGCAAAAGCACCAGTAAAAAAGGTTGTTAAGAAGCCTGTCGCAAAGAAACCTGTTGTAAAGAAACCTGTTTCTAAAGCGAAAAAAGATGATTTAAAAAAGATAGAAGGTATAGGACCTAAAATAGCTTCTATTTTAACAGAGAAAGGTATTGGGACTTTTGAAAAACTAAGTAAAACAACGGTTAAGGTTCTAGAAGGTATTTTAAAAGAAGCCGGACCTCGTTATACTATGCATAAACCAGGTTCTTGGCCAAAACAAGCTAAATTAGCTAGTGCCGATAAATGGGATGAATTAAAAAAGTTACAGGATAAACTAGACGGGGGCAAATAA
- a CDS encoding SPOR domain-containing protein, whose protein sequence is MNPKKDVFETSEEKWNFIIALIVIGLFSVFIYQFFFKSEENLVAETPTDLDESQIESASYSKIDEKENQYLYVGSKTYELKKIKTEDAHLIEIDSAVVISDIINSKPVVLETVLETESSDSKTIAPIDEQKEDLEITEPSKDKMSIKDTIATPEASSETDVKAPPAIERAQAKPERKTDSQTTNLTYNCVIIVGVFREQNNKIAIIEKLKSMGYNYSEGVLRKGMNYVGVPTACNDEPGKQKLLQELNIAFGIDSWVKKL, encoded by the coding sequence ATGAATCCTAAAAAGGATGTTTTTGAAACTTCAGAAGAAAAATGGAATTTTATAATTGCTTTAATCGTCATTGGCCTCTTCTCCGTATTCATCTATCAATTTTTCTTTAAATCTGAAGAAAATCTGGTAGCTGAAACACCAACTGATTTGGATGAATCACAAATAGAATCCGCTTCTTATTCCAAGATAGATGAAAAAGAAAACCAATATCTCTATGTAGGTTCCAAAACCTATGAATTGAAGAAAATAAAAACCGAAGATGCGCATCTGATAGAAATAGACAGTGCCGTGGTCATCTCAGATATTATAAATAGTAAGCCTGTTGTTTTAGAAACTGTTTTAGAAACTGAATCTTCGGACAGCAAAACTATAGCACCAATTGATGAACAAAAAGAAGATTTGGAAATTACGGAGCCCTCTAAAGACAAAATGAGTATTAAAGATACTATTGCAACGCCAGAAGCTTCATCAGAAACAGACGTAAAAGCACCACCAGCTATCGAAAGAGCTCAGGCCAAGCCTGAGCGTAAAACCGATTCCCAGACAACCAACCTAACATATAACTGTGTTATAATAGTTGGTGTTTTCAGAGAGCAAAACAATAAAATTGCCATTATCGAAAAACTGAAATCAATGGGTTACAATTACTCAGAAGGTGTTTTACGAAAAGGTATGAACTATGTTGGCGTACCTACTGCCTGCAATGATGAACCAGGAAAGCAAAAACTTTTACAAGAACTGAACATTGCTTTTGGTATAGATTCATGGGTTAAGAAACTTTAG
- a CDS encoding glycoside hydrolase family 3 protein, whose product MHTNRSSLLYISLLFVVPILFLGCTQLKTPVESPKVIDTDKKMDEAESTTEIKVHPEDWAIIKPLPLNPAIEAQIDELLPKLTLEQKVGQVIQADNGSITPEELKKYRLGSILSGGNSAPGPLPYADSKTWLAKADEYYNASIDPEGVEVAIPYIWGIDAVHGHTNLRGAIVFPHNIGLGAMHNPDLIEKIASVTAHELTVSGHDWTFAPTLAVPQDLRWGRSYEGFSEDPAIVKSYADRIVYGLQGRIGDKDFMGDGHVISSAKHFLGDGATENGVDQGNAKISEKELRDVHAQGYYSAIPAGVQTVMASFSSWEGRKLHGDKELLTDVLKGRMGFNGFVVGDWNGHGQVPGCTNTDCAASLNSGLDMYMAPDSWKGLYESTLQHVKDGTIPMSRLNDAARRILRVKIASGIFTKGAPSTRKNAGDENLLGLPENRAIARQAVRESMVLLKNNGGVLPLDASKTIMVIGDGADNIAKISGGWTLSWQGTGHTNDEFPNSQTVLDGIKEAVNAAGGKVIFSANGESNEAVDVVIAIYGEDPYAEFQGDLENLDFVPNGFDTNTLDKFRSKGTPVVSVFLSGRPLWVNPEINKSDAFVAAWLPGSEGGGISDLLFKRDPSYEFTGSLSFAWPSNAVVSADLATRESTKLFELGYGLTYENDMVIDQLSEDSGLENTEVVSTGVFFNKGTAVAPWNLWLKTGDLNKQIGSFPTSVGGLLVSKTDHTAQEDALRINWTLPDYDQLLVSTASPSNMSRQTNGAMELTFFAKSFKSNDASVKIGMCSEGATCDQTLDINIVANEWREYRISLSCFATLGIDMSKISSAFMITAGEGTDIGLSQIRLESDIDAKPGCSGM is encoded by the coding sequence ATGCACACTAACAGGTCTTCACTCTTGTACATTTCGCTCTTATTCGTTGTCCCTATTCTATTTTTGGGCTGCACGCAATTAAAAACACCTGTAGAGTCACCCAAAGTAATAGATACCGATAAAAAAATGGACGAAGCTGAATCAACAACAGAAATTAAGGTTCACCCAGAAGATTGGGCAATCATTAAACCGTTACCATTAAACCCAGCTATTGAAGCACAAATAGATGAACTATTGCCTAAATTAACTTTGGAACAAAAAGTAGGTCAGGTTATTCAAGCAGACAATGGATCTATTACTCCAGAAGAACTAAAAAAATATCGTTTGGGATCTATATTAAGTGGCGGTAATTCAGCACCGGGACCACTACCCTATGCAGACAGCAAAACATGGTTGGCAAAGGCCGATGAATATTATAACGCCTCCATTGACCCCGAAGGCGTAGAGGTCGCCATCCCGTACATATGGGGAATTGATGCAGTACATGGTCACACTAACCTACGTGGTGCAATTGTCTTTCCGCATAACATTGGACTTGGCGCCATGCACAACCCGGATTTAATTGAAAAAATAGCCTCGGTAACTGCTCACGAACTTACGGTCTCAGGTCACGATTGGACCTTTGCACCAACGTTGGCGGTACCTCAAGACCTGCGCTGGGGAAGAAGTTATGAAGGATTTTCTGAAGACCCGGCAATCGTTAAATCGTACGCAGACCGTATTGTATATGGCCTACAGGGTCGTATTGGAGATAAAGATTTTATGGGTGATGGCCACGTGATATCTAGTGCTAAACACTTTTTAGGTGATGGAGCCACAGAAAATGGAGTTGATCAAGGTAATGCCAAGATTAGCGAAAAAGAATTACGAGATGTCCATGCCCAAGGGTACTATAGCGCTATACCTGCCGGGGTACAGACCGTAATGGCCTCCTTCTCTAGCTGGGAGGGCAGAAAACTGCACGGCGATAAAGAACTATTAACAGACGTACTAAAAGGCAGAATGGGCTTTAATGGCTTTGTTGTTGGAGATTGGAATGGTCATGGTCAAGTTCCCGGATGTACAAATACAGATTGCGCAGCATCTTTAAATTCAGGTTTAGATATGTATATGGCTCCTGATAGTTGGAAAGGATTGTATGAAAGCACCTTACAGCATGTGAAGGACGGAACCATCCCAATGAGCCGTTTAAATGATGCCGCACGCCGTATCCTAAGAGTAAAAATTGCCTCTGGAATATTTACCAAAGGAGCACCAAGTACCCGTAAAAATGCAGGTGACGAAAATTTATTGGGCCTTCCTGAAAACAGGGCCATTGCACGGCAAGCTGTACGGGAGTCTATGGTTTTACTAAAGAATAACGGTGGTGTATTACCACTAGATGCATCAAAAACTATTATGGTAATTGGTGATGGGGCAGATAATATTGCTAAAATTAGTGGAGGCTGGACGCTTTCTTGGCAAGGTACAGGCCATACCAACGATGAATTCCCTAATAGCCAAACTGTATTAGACGGTATAAAAGAAGCTGTAAATGCAGCTGGTGGAAAAGTAATCTTTTCGGCAAATGGTGAATCTAATGAAGCAGTTGATGTGGTAATAGCCATATACGGAGAAGACCCATATGCTGAGTTCCAAGGAGATTTAGAAAATCTGGATTTTGTTCCAAATGGTTTTGACACCAACACATTAGACAAGTTCCGCAGTAAAGGTACTCCTGTAGTGTCTGTATTTTTATCTGGGCGACCACTATGGGTTAATCCAGAGATAAATAAATCAGATGCATTTGTTGCCGCGTGGTTACCGGGTAGCGAAGGTGGTGGTATATCAGATTTATTATTCAAAAGAGACCCATCATATGAATTTACTGGCAGCCTATCTTTTGCATGGCCAAGCAACGCAGTGGTATCCGCAGACTTGGCAACACGAGAATCTACAAAATTGTTTGAGTTAGGTTATGGCCTCACTTATGAAAATGATATGGTCATAGATCAACTTTCTGAAGATTCTGGTCTAGAGAATACGGAGGTAGTCTCAACAGGTGTATTTTTCAATAAAGGTACAGCTGTCGCTCCCTGGAATTTATGGCTTAAAACAGGCGACTTGAACAAACAAATCGGTAGCTTCCCTACGTCTGTTGGAGGCTTGCTAGTCAGTAAGACTGACCATACTGCGCAAGAAGATGCTTTACGTATTAATTGGACGTTACCAGATTATGATCAACTTCTTGTAAGTACAGCTTCTCCTAGTAATATGAGCCGTCAAACAAATGGAGCAATGGAACTGACCTTTTTCGCTAAATCCTTCAAAAGCAACGATGCCTCTGTTAAAATCGGGATGTGCAGTGAAGGCGCCACTTGTGACCAAACATTGGATATAAATATAGTAGCCAATGAATGGCGAGAATATAGAATTAGCTTAAGCTGCTTTGCTACTTTGGGTATTGATATGAGTAAAATTAGCAGTGCATTTATGATAACCGCCGGTGAAGGCACTGATATTGGACTTAGTCAGATTCGTTTAGAATCAGACATTGATGCTAAACCAGGCTGCAGTGGTATGTAA
- the cydB gene encoding cytochrome d ubiquinol oxidase subunit II, with the protein METFWFIAIAIVLAVFFVLDGYDFGAGIIHLFLAKTESDKEVIAKSAGLFWDSNEVWLVAAGGMLFMAFPTFYASVFSGFYLPLIIVLWLIIFRAIGLEFRGQFNFQMWKDIWDKSFGVSSLLLALFFGIALGNIVRGVNLGGVENGVSIYEGHYFFLPLWDSSFSPLSETPGIIDWFTIIIGLISVVTLAIHGANWIILKTNSSINDNLKNVIFKLNIALAALTLFSLVVWKTVNPNSLDNFAHKPYLLIFPIIYLTGLVGLFFIKKLKKDIHGFALSTLLILGGITSSLASLFPVILPSVNSINEPLTIYNTASSEYGLSVALTWGILGFILIFIYMIVQKRLMAGKIDKMDYGH; encoded by the coding sequence ATGGAAACATTTTGGTTCATAGCAATTGCTATTGTTTTAGCGGTTTTTTTCGTTTTAGATGGTTATGATTTTGGCGCAGGAATAATTCACTTATTCTTAGCAAAAACTGAGAGCGATAAAGAGGTCATTGCAAAATCTGCTGGTTTATTTTGGGACTCTAATGAAGTTTGGCTAGTAGCAGCCGGAGGTATGCTTTTTATGGCTTTCCCAACATTTTACGCGTCCGTTTTTAGCGGATTCTATTTACCCTTGATCATAGTTTTATGGTTAATTATTTTTAGAGCGATTGGGTTAGAATTTAGGGGCCAATTTAACTTTCAAATGTGGAAAGATATTTGGGATAAATCTTTTGGCGTTTCTAGTTTATTATTAGCATTATTTTTTGGGATTGCCTTGGGCAACATTGTTAGAGGCGTAAACCTAGGAGGTGTTGAAAACGGAGTGTCTATTTATGAAGGACATTATTTTTTCTTACCCTTATGGGATAGTAGTTTTAGTCCGCTAAGCGAAACACCCGGAATTATAGATTGGTTTACAATTATTATAGGTTTAATATCTGTGGTTACTTTGGCTATTCATGGTGCCAATTGGATTATTCTAAAAACCAATTCATCTATAAATGATAATCTCAAAAACGTTATTTTTAAGCTGAATATAGCGCTTGCGGCACTAACCCTATTTTCTTTAGTAGTATGGAAAACAGTAAACCCTAACTCACTAGATAACTTTGCACATAAACCTTATTTACTAATCTTCCCTATAATCTACTTAACAGGGTTAGTAGGTTTGTTTTTTATTAAAAAACTAAAGAAAGATATCCACGGTTTTGCGTTATCTACTTTATTAATACTAGGAGGAATTACGTCCTCATTAGCATCCTTGTTTCCTGTTATTTTACCATCTGTAAATTCAATAAACGAACCTTTAACCATTTACAATACCGCTTCATCTGAGTATGGTTTATCTGTGGCATTAACTTGGGGCATTCTTGGTTTTATCCTAATTTTCATATACATGATTGTCCAAAAAAGACTAATGGCCGGAAAAATAGACAAGATGGATTACGGTCATTAA
- a CDS encoding cytochrome ubiquinol oxidase subunit I, with amino-acid sequence MEDMIFYDRLQFAFTITFHYIFPQLTMGLSLLIVYFKWKYLRNKIEKYNDAAKFFMKIFAINFTMGVVTGIPMEFQFGTNWAKFSELTGGIIGQTLAMEGMFSFFLESSFLALFIFGEKLMGQKLHLLTGFLVFLGSWASGWFILATNAWMQHPVGYEILDNGKFVLENFSALFGNPWLLPAFLHNQLASVVTSSFVVASIGAFYVLREKQIEHGKLFLKTGVIFGLVSSVLVAFPTGDWNAKNVAQYQPAAFAAMEGIFETENAGAEIVLIGQPNMVEKKLDNKIAVPNILSFLTYQEWHKQIPGMDKFKKEDLPDNIPALYYSYHIMVGLGTVFMGIMALAVFFLWRKKLYKAKGLLWTIMFLVPFPYIANLTGWYVAELGRQPYLVYGLLRTVDGISPTVSSGNTLFTLLGFVALYMLLGLLFLILVGKTINQGPKPQTH; translated from the coding sequence ATGGAAGACATGATTTTTTATGATAGATTGCAGTTTGCATTTACTATCACATTCCACTATATTTTTCCTCAATTAACAATGGGATTGTCATTATTGATAGTCTACTTTAAATGGAAATATCTCAGAAATAAAATTGAAAAATATAACGATGCCGCAAAATTTTTCATGAAAATTTTTGCCATCAATTTTACAATGGGCGTAGTTACCGGGATTCCTATGGAATTTCAATTTGGTACCAACTGGGCAAAATTTTCTGAGTTAACAGGTGGCATAATTGGCCAGACCTTAGCTATGGAAGGTATGTTCTCCTTCTTCCTAGAATCCTCTTTCTTGGCACTCTTTATTTTTGGAGAAAAACTAATGGGACAAAAACTACATCTCCTAACAGGATTTTTAGTATTCCTCGGGTCTTGGGCAAGTGGTTGGTTTATTTTAGCCACCAACGCTTGGATGCAACACCCGGTAGGTTATGAAATACTGGATAATGGCAAATTTGTATTAGAAAACTTTTCCGCTCTTTTTGGTAACCCTTGGCTCCTACCCGCCTTTTTACACAATCAGTTGGCTTCTGTTGTTACCTCTTCTTTTGTGGTAGCCAGTATAGGTGCTTTTTACGTTTTAAGAGAAAAGCAAATCGAACACGGTAAATTGTTTTTAAAGACTGGAGTTATTTTTGGTTTGGTTTCTAGTGTTTTGGTAGCTTTTCCAACAGGTGATTGGAATGCCAAAAATGTTGCACAGTATCAACCCGCTGCTTTTGCCGCAATGGAAGGTATTTTTGAAACTGAAAACGCAGGAGCGGAAATTGTACTTATTGGTCAGCCCAATATGGTAGAGAAAAAGCTTGATAATAAAATTGCCGTTCCCAACATACTTAGTTTTTTAACCTATCAAGAATGGCACAAGCAAATTCCTGGAATGGATAAATTTAAAAAGGAAGATTTGCCAGATAATATTCCCGCACTGTATTATTCTTACCATATCATGGTTGGTCTGGGCACCGTTTTTATGGGTATTATGGCTTTGGCCGTTTTCTTTTTGTGGCGCAAAAAATTATACAAAGCAAAAGGATTACTTTGGACTATTATGTTTTTGGTACCGTTTCCTTATATAGCAAACCTCACCGGTTGGTATGTAGCGGAATTAGGAAGACAACCATACTTGGTTTATGGCTTATTAAGAACAGTAGATGGTATTTCTCCCACAGTTTCATCTGGTAACACCTTATTTACTTTACTTGGTTTTGTTGCGCTATACATGCTTTTAGGCCTATTATTCTTAATCTTAGTTGGCAAAACTATTAATCAAGGTCCTAAACCTCAAACACATTAA
- a CDS encoding YHYH protein: protein MIKNQFKLLALSLLLITGFIACKDNKSSVTDDKVTISVKSENFLSGGLAEPIVIESRTLSDGSTADCYKIVVTSTPTDHEMGPWCPSNISDDASAGGIWLEDGKVYDVDGDFVKNLATFYEDDTWMLYDKETGEITKTKNLQECKEAANPNVGEEYQNYCVECLPSYISDIQHTYYIPVTPKKAVTPYTFSSRPGGGPPPGADGHERPERPEGGPKGHGGPEGNSTMPSDRGLAFNGVVFNAPAPVDNILGAYTLAPFDDAGGHINLNAGYHYHAATGVSKKIKQTDNHSAMIGYAFDGYGIFENTDANGKEYTDLDESRGHYDKVRGYHYHVDKAGNNNFIDGLRGEYAL from the coding sequence ATGATAAAAAATCAATTTAAACTTCTCGCTTTAAGTTTATTACTAATAACAGGTTTTATAGCGTGTAAAGACAATAAATCTAGCGTAACAGATGATAAAGTGACTATCTCTGTTAAGAGCGAAAACTTTCTTTCTGGTGGATTAGCCGAACCTATTGTAATAGAAAGTAGAACCCTATCTGATGGTTCCACTGCAGATTGTTATAAAATAGTAGTTACCTCAACCCCCACAGATCACGAAATGGGACCTTGGTGCCCCAGTAATATTTCGGACGATGCATCTGCTGGTGGTATTTGGTTGGAAGATGGAAAAGTGTATGATGTAGATGGTGATTTTGTGAAAAATTTAGCCACCTTTTATGAAGATGATACCTGGATGTTATATGATAAGGAAACTGGCGAAATCACCAAAACAAAAAACCTACAAGAGTGCAAAGAAGCCGCAAACCCAAATGTAGGAGAAGAATATCAAAATTATTGTGTTGAATGTCTGCCTTCTTATATATCCGATATCCAACACACCTATTATATTCCTGTTACCCCTAAAAAAGCGGTTACCCCTTACACATTCTCAAGTAGACCAGGTGGCGGACCTCCTCCTGGAGCTGACGGACATGAAAGACCTGAACGACCAGAAGGCGGACCTAAAGGACATGGAGGTCCAGAAGGAAATTCAACTATGCCTTCAGATAGAGGATTAGCGTTTAACGGTGTGGTTTTTAACGCTCCTGCACCTGTAGATAATATTTTAGGCGCTTATACCTTAGCTCCATTTGACGATGCTGGTGGGCATATAAATTTGAATGCGGGTTATCATTACCATGCAGCTACAGGAGTTTCTAAAAAAATAAAACAAACAGATAATCATTCTGCCATGATCGGTTATGCCTTTGACGGATATGGAATATTTGAAAATACAGATGCAAACGGAAAAGAATACACAGATTTAGATGAGTCAAGAGGTCACTATGATAAAGTAAGAGGCTATCATTACCATGTAGACAAAGCAGGTAACAATAACTTTATTGACGGTCTACGAGGAGAATATGCACTTTAG
- the katG gene encoding catalase/peroxidase HPI — protein sequence MENDKHLNSSDDESKCPHHQEQASPISEENNEHSHSHGSAGGKCPVMHGGNTSTKANVMDWWPNALNLDILHQRDTKINPLGQDFDYHEELKKLDIEALKKDMHALMTDSQDWWPADWGHYGGLFIRLSWHSAGTYRTSDGRGGGGSGNQRFAPLNSWPDNVSLDKARRLLWPIKKKYGNKISWADLIVLAGTIAYEDMGLKTYGFGFGREDIWSPETDTYWGAEKEWLAPSDERYDNVDKPSTMENPLAAVQMGLIYVNPEGVNGKQDPLKTAAQIRETFARMAMNDEETVALTAGGHTVGKTHGNGDASILGPEPEAASVEEQGLGWSNPTKSGKGRYTVTSGLEGAWTTNPTKWDGGFFEMLFNHEWEPRKSPAGAWQWEPVTIKEEDKPVDVEDSSIRLNPMMTDADMAMKVDPIYKDISLKFMKDQEYFSETFARAWFKLTHRDMGPKANYFGTDVPQEDLIWQDPIPAGKTEYDVNAVKTKIAASGLSIPEMVNTAWDSARTYRGSDMRGGANGSRIRLAPQKDWEGNEPKRLAHVLSVLEPIAAEFGISIADTIVLAGNVGIEQSIKAAGLNIPVPFAPGRGDATDEMTDADSFEPLEPLADGYRNWSKKEYVVSPEELMLDRTQLMGLTAPEMTVLVGGMRVLGTNHDNTKHGVFTDKVGVLTNDFFVNLTDMGNTWKPTEKGLYEIRDRKTGTVKWTATRMDLVFGSNSILRSYSEVYAQDDSKEKFARDFVKAWTKVMNADRFDLN from the coding sequence ATGGAAAATGACAAACATTTGAACTCATCGGATGATGAAAGTAAATGCCCTCATCACCAAGAACAAGCTTCACCTATTTCAGAAGAAAACAATGAACACTCACACAGCCATGGTTCTGCGGGAGGCAAATGTCCTGTAATGCATGGAGGAAACACATCAACCAAAGCAAATGTTATGGATTGGTGGCCCAATGCACTTAATCTTGATATTTTGCATCAACGTGATACCAAAATAAATCCTTTAGGTCAAGATTTTGATTACCATGAAGAGCTTAAGAAATTAGATATTGAAGCTCTTAAAAAAGACATGCATGCTTTAATGACGGATAGCCAAGATTGGTGGCCTGCAGATTGGGGTCATTATGGAGGTTTGTTTATACGCTTGTCTTGGCACTCTGCTGGTACGTACCGTACATCTGATGGTCGCGGTGGCGGCGGTTCAGGTAATCAGCGTTTTGCACCTCTAAATTCTTGGCCGGATAATGTTAGCTTGGACAAGGCAAGAAGATTATTATGGCCAATCAAAAAAAAATATGGCAATAAAATTAGTTGGGCAGATTTAATAGTTTTGGCAGGAACCATAGCCTATGAAGATATGGGATTAAAAACCTATGGCTTTGGCTTTGGACGTGAAGATATCTGGAGTCCTGAAACAGACACCTATTGGGGAGCCGAAAAAGAATGGTTGGCCCCTAGTGATGAGCGTTATGACAACGTAGATAAACCTTCAACTATGGAAAACCCTTTAGCCGCGGTACAAATGGGGCTAATTTATGTAAATCCAGAAGGTGTTAACGGAAAACAAGACCCTTTAAAAACAGCTGCTCAAATACGTGAAACTTTTGCACGTATGGCAATGAACGATGAAGAAACCGTTGCTTTAACGGCAGGCGGACATACAGTTGGAAAAACTCACGGTAATGGCGATGCCAGTATTTTAGGCCCAGAACCTGAAGCTGCAAGCGTAGAGGAGCAAGGTTTAGGCTGGAGTAACCCTACCAAATCAGGAAAAGGACGCTATACGGTAACTAGTGGACTAGAAGGTGCTTGGACAACCAATCCTACGAAATGGGATGGCGGCTTTTTTGAAATGTTATTTAACCATGAGTGGGAACCTCGCAAGAGCCCTGCCGGAGCTTGGCAATGGGAACCAGTAACTATTAAAGAGGAAGATAAACCTGTAGATGTTGAAGATTCTAGTATCCGTCTTAATCCAATGATGACAGATGCCGATATGGCTATGAAGGTAGACCCTATTTACAAGGACATCTCTTTAAAGTTCATGAAAGACCAGGAGTACTTCTCCGAGACTTTCGCCCGTGCTTGGTTTAAATTAACACATAGAGATATGGGACCAAAAGCCAATTACTTTGGTACAGACGTACCTCAAGAAGACTTAATTTGGCAAGACCCAATTCCTGCAGGTAAAACAGAGTATGATGTAAACGCTGTAAAAACTAAAATTGCTGCATCAGGATTATCTATTCCTGAAATGGTAAATACAGCCTGGGATAGTGCGCGTACGTACCGCGGTTCTGACATGCGCGGTGGTGCTAATGGTTCGCGTATTCGTTTAGCTCCTCAAAAAGACTGGGAAGGAAATGAACCAAAACGCTTGGCTCATGTTCTATCCGTTTTAGAGCCTATTGCTGCCGAATTCGGTATTAGTATTGCAGATACAATTGTTTTGGCAGGTAATGTGGGCATAGAGCAATCTATTAAAGCTGCAGGTCTTAATATTCCCGTTCCATTTGCACCCGGGCGTGGAGATGCTACGGATGAAATGACAGATGCTGATTCTTTTGAACCTTTAGAACCTTTAGCTGATGGTTATCGTAACTGGAGCAAAAAAGAATATGTTGTAAGTCCAGAAGAATTAATGCTAGACAGAACCCAACTAATGGGCTTAACTGCACCAGAAATGACAGTACTTGTTGGTGGTATGCGCGTGTTAGGAACAAATCACGACAACACAAAACATGGTGTTTTTACTGATAAAGTTGGTGTCTTAACCAATGATTTCTTTGTTAACCTAACTGATATGGGCAATACTTGGAAACCTACTGAAAAAGGTCTTTACGAAATTCGTGACCGTAAGACGGGAACTGTAAAGTGGACAGCTACTCGTATGGATTTAGTTTTTGGCTCCAATTCTATTTTACGTTCGTACTCCGAAGTTTACGCGCAAGATGATAGTAAAGAGAAATTTGCAAGAGACTTTGTAAAAGCCTGGACAAAGGTTATGAATGCTGATAGGTTTGATTTAAATTAG